In Flavobacterium sp. CS20, a single window of DNA contains:
- the ruvA gene encoding Holliday junction branch migration protein RuvA, giving the protein MINFLRGKLVEKSPTQIVVDCHGVGYEVNISLYSYGMLPKDEAISIYTFLQVREDAQILYGFMDKSERDVFTKLISVSGIGASTARMMFSSLSPEEVVNAIANGDVDTIKSVKGIGLKTAQRVIVDLKDKITKVDIANEVLPIQNNTHKDEALSALVTLGYSKKQAEKSVQKILKDDPEASIENIIKTALKNL; this is encoded by the coding sequence ATGATTAATTTTTTGAGAGGTAAGTTGGTAGAAAAGTCGCCAACACAAATAGTTGTTGACTGCCATGGTGTAGGTTATGAAGTTAATATCTCATTGTATTCATACGGAATGTTGCCTAAAGATGAAGCTATAAGCATTTACACCTTTCTACAAGTTCGTGAAGATGCTCAAATTTTGTATGGGTTCATGGACAAATCTGAAAGAGATGTTTTTACTAAACTCATCAGTGTTTCAGGAATTGGTGCTTCCACTGCCCGAATGATGTTTTCGTCATTATCACCTGAAGAAGTAGTTAATGCCATTGCAAATGGAGATGTTGACACCATAAAAAGCGTTAAAGGCATAGGTCTTAAAACAGCTCAAAGAGTTATTGTAGATTTAAAAGATAAAATCACAAAAGTTGATATTGCAAATGAAGTTTTACCGATTCAAAACAATACACATAAAGATGAGGCGTTATCTGCATTGGTAACTCTTGGGTATTCTAAAAAACAAGCTGAAAAATCTGTTCAGAAAATACTAAAAGATGACCCTGAGGCTAGCATAGAAAATATTATAAAAACAGCGCTTAAAAACTTATAA
- the gltX gene encoding glutamate--tRNA ligase has protein sequence MKNSVRVRFAPSPTGPLHIGGLRTALYNYLFAKKHNGTFVLRIEDTDQSRYVEGAEQYIKDALDWCGLTIDEGPNKPGDFSPYKQSERQHIYKEYAKKLIDSGHAYYAFDSAEDLDKLRKERESKGETFTYNSQNRTHLNNSLNLSDDECQKRLDEGQPYVVRFKMPMAKQLLISDIIRGNIQVRTDALDDKILFKSDGLPTYHFSNIVDDHLMKITHVIRGEEWLPSLALHILLYDALGWNAPEFAHLPLILKPNGKGKLSKRDGEKHGFPVFPLKWKDPKTGQISAGYREDYYLPEAVVNMLALLGWNDSSDQEIFSLNELVDKFDLTRVHKAGAKFDPEKTQWFQHQYIQKVDEETLANQFQKWLKIEKGIDSKIEYLRQVVGLLKERITFVPDFWEEGYYFFEAPQEFNPKASKKAWKDDTSEIISNVKTLVSKQDNFSKQHLQSTIKNWIQSQEIGFGKVMQPLRLSLVGDMKGPDVFEIIALLGKDEFIKRLEFAQNTLK, from the coding sequence ATGAAAAATTCGGTAAGGGTCAGATTTGCACCGAGTCCAACTGGACCACTTCACATTGGTGGTTTGCGTACCGCACTTTACAACTATTTATTTGCAAAAAAACACAACGGCACATTTGTTTTAAGAATAGAAGACACCGACCAATCTCGCTATGTAGAAGGTGCTGAACAATATATCAAAGATGCTCTTGATTGGTGTGGATTAACTATAGATGAAGGACCAAATAAACCCGGAGATTTTAGTCCATACAAGCAAAGCGAAAGGCAACATATTTATAAAGAATACGCAAAAAAACTGATAGATTCTGGTCACGCCTATTATGCTTTTGATTCTGCTGAAGATCTCGATAAGCTTAGAAAAGAACGCGAAAGCAAAGGCGAAACCTTTACTTACAACTCTCAAAACCGAACGCATCTCAACAATAGTTTAAACCTTTCTGATGATGAATGCCAAAAACGTTTAGATGAAGGTCAACCTTATGTGGTTCGGTTTAAAATGCCAATGGCCAAGCAATTGCTCATCAGTGATATTATCAGGGGAAATATTCAGGTAAGAACAGACGCTTTGGATGATAAAATATTATTTAAAAGCGATGGTTTACCTACTTATCATTTTAGTAATATTGTTGACGATCATTTGATGAAAATCACACACGTTATTCGTGGAGAAGAATGGTTGCCTTCATTGGCATTGCATATTTTACTCTACGATGCTTTGGGTTGGAATGCACCAGAATTTGCCCATTTGCCTTTAATTCTAAAACCAAATGGCAAAGGTAAACTCAGTAAAAGAGATGGCGAAAAACACGGGTTTCCTGTATTTCCTTTAAAGTGGAAAGACCCTAAAACGGGGCAGATTTCTGCAGGTTATCGAGAAGATTATTATCTGCCAGAAGCCGTCGTCAATATGTTAGCACTTCTCGGTTGGAATGACAGTTCAGACCAAGAAATATTTAGTTTAAATGAACTTGTTGATAAATTTGATTTAACACGAGTTCACAAAGCTGGTGCTAAATTTGATCCCGAAAAAACCCAATGGTTTCAACATCAATATATACAAAAAGTTGATGAAGAAACATTAGCCAATCAATTTCAAAAATGGCTTAAAATCGAAAAAGGAATTGACAGTAAAATAGAATACCTTCGTCAAGTCGTAGGTCTTTTAAAAGAGCGTATCACTTTTGTTCCAGATTTTTGGGAAGAAGGTTATTACTTTTTTGAAGCTCCACAAGAATTCAATCCGAAAGCTTCTAAAAAAGCATGGAAAGATGATACATCTGAAATCATTTCAAATGTAAAAACACTCGTTAGTAAACAAGACAATTTTTCAAAACAACATCTTCAATCAACTATCAAAAACTGGATTCAGTCTCAAGAAATTGGTTTTGGAAAAGTGATGCAACCGCTTAGGCTTTCGCTTGTTGGCGATATGAAAGGACCAGATGTTTTTGAAATCATAGCCTTATTAGGTAAAGACGAATTCATCAAAAGATTAGAGTTTGCTCAAAACACATTAAAATAA